In a genomic window of Gossypium arboreum isolate Shixiya-1 chromosome 9, ASM2569848v2, whole genome shotgun sequence:
- the LOC108455314 gene encoding protein MAINTENANCE OF MERISTEMS-like, protein MSSLIDNTNHISSTIKEMELYRVLRGRVNSIGFQPDERLIQFLELAGLGSAALIRTFDLRYDLISALVERWRPETYTFHLPCGDCTITPEDVAIQLGLPIDGNAVTGISLISKPATLCYELLRRSPSEEKFASLRFSWLKANFEYLPSTANEREVMQAVRAYIMHLIEGVLMTESNGSVAT, encoded by the exons ATGAGTTCTTTGATTGATAATACAAATCACATATCAAGTACCATTAAGGAGatg GAGCTGTACCGCGTATTGAGAGGCCGTGTTAATAGTATAGGGTTTCAGCCAGATGAACGCCTAATACAGTTCTTGGAGTTAGCCGGGTTGGGATCAGCAGCATTGATCCGGACTTTTGATCTGCGATATGACTTGATTTCCGCTTTAGTCGAGCGATGGCGTCCGGAGACCTACACATTTCATTTGCCGTGCGGGGACTGCACCATCACTCCAGAAGACGTTGCAATACAGCTAGGGCTCCCTATCGATGGGAACGCGGTCACGGGCATAAGTTTGATCTCCAAGCCGGCAACCCTTTGCTATGAATTACTTAGACGCTCGCCAAGTGAGGAGAAATTTGCCAGTTTGAGGTTTTCATggctaaaggccaattttgagtatTTGCCGAGTACTGCCAATGAACGGGAGGTGATGCAGGCCGTTCGAGCTTACATTATGCACCTTATAGAGGGTGTACTTATGACGGAATCAAACGGcagtgtagcgacgtaa